GCGACGTCTTGGTCTTGGCCAGGCGCTTGGCCATCTCGGTGAACCGCTGCGAGGCGGGGGCGTCGGGGTCAGCGACCACCAGCGGTGTGCCGTTGTCGGAACCCTCGCGCAGGCGGGTGTCGATCGGGATCTGGCCCCACAGCTCGGTGTCGAGCTCGGCGGCCAGCAGCTGTCCGCCGCCCTCACCGAAGATGCGGTACTCCTTGCCGGTGTCGGGGGCGACGAAGGTCGCCATGTTCTCGATCACACCGGAGACGCGCATGCCGGTCTGGGCGGTCATCTGCCCGGCGCGCAGGGCGACACGCTGTGCGGCCTGCTGCGGGGTCGTGACGACCAGCATGTCGGCGTTGGGCAACATCTGCGCCAGGGAGATGGCGATGTCGCCGGTGCCGGGGGGCAGGTCACAGAGCAGGAAGTCCAGGTCGCCCCAGTGCACGTCGGCGAGGAACTGCTGCAGCGCACGGTGCAGCATCGGGCCACGCCAGATGACCGGCCGCTCGCTGTCGACGAAGAAGCCGATGGAGATGACCTTCACGCCATGGGCCTGCAGCGGCATCACCATGTTGTTGAAGGCGACGGGCTTGCCCTCCACACCCAGCATCCGGGGGATGGAGTAGCCCCACACGTCGGCGTCGAGGACACCGACGTTGAGGCCCTCCTTGGCGAGGGCAACGGCGAGGTTGGCGGTCACCGACGACTTGCCGACGCCGCCCTTGCCCGAGGCGATCGCCACGACCTTGGTCGGGTTGTCGGCTTCGGCGAAGGGGATGACGACCTGCCCGCCGGGGGCGCGGCCCGCGCCGCCACGGACCTTCTCGGCCACGCTGGCGCGCTGCTGCTCGGTCATCGAGCCGAGGCGAACCTCGACGGCGGTCACTCCCTCGACCTTCTGCACGGCACCGGTCACCTCTCGGGTGATGGTGTCCTTCATGGGGCAGCCGGGCACGGTCAGCAGTACGTCAACGGTGACCTTGCCGTCGTCGGCGACGTCGACGCCGTCGACCATGCCCAGGTCGGTGATCGGCTGGCCGATCTCGGGGTCGTTGACCGTGCCGAGGGCCTGCATCACCTGGTCGGTCGTGGGCATGGCAACAACACTCTCCTTGAGGGATTGCGGGGGACCGTCATGGTATCGGCGGCCCGAGATCCCGCCCAAGGCGGTGCAGGTCGGGGGGTGATCAGGCGGTCACGCGGACTGGGCCTGGTCACTCATCGGGCCTTTGACCGATCGATCAAGGGCGCTTCTGTGGCCTAGGGGACAGTCGCTCGGCCAGCACGTTGCGCAGCGGCTTGCCCGACGCGGTTCGTGGGAGGTCGTCGAGGACCAGCACGTCCTTGGGGGTCTGGAAGCCGGCGAGGCGGGCCCGGAGGAACGTCCGGATCTCCTCGCCGTCCGCGGCAGCCCCACGACGTGGGACGACGGCGGCCGTCACCCGTTGGCCCCACGCGTCGTCGGCGACGCCGAACACGACCCCCTCGGCGACGCTCGGATGGGCCAGGAGGACCCGTTCGACCTCCGCCGGATAGACGTTCACGCCACCGGTGACGATCAGGTCGGTTCGTCGCCCGGACAGCGTCAGGTAGCCCTCGTCGTCCAGCGCCCCGAGGTCGCCGACGGTGAAGCGGTCGCCGCGCCAGGCCGCTGCGGTGGCCGCGGGGCTGCGCCAGTACGAGAAACGGGCATGCGGCGGCGCCGAGACCCAGACGGTGCCCACCTCGTCGACGGCCGCCTCGCTGCCGTCGTCGCGGGTGACCTGCAGCGTTCGGCCGGCTCGTGCCCGTCCGACCGAGCCGGGCCGCTGCAGCCACTCCGCAGGGGTGATGTCGGTGAACTGGCCCTCCGTCGAGCCGTAGAACTCGTGCAGCACCCCCGCGGGGAAGGCGTCGAGGGCGCGGCGCTTGAGGGGTTCGGGGCAGGCCGCACCCGCGTGGTGGATCCAGCGCAGGCTCGACAGGTCGGCGGTCGCCATGTCCGGGTGGTCCAGCAGTCGGGACAGGTGCGTGGGGACCATGAAGGCGGTGGTGACGCGGTGGCGCTGGATGGCGGCGAGGGTCGCGCCGGCGTCGAAGTGGGGCTGGACCACCACGTGGCCACCGCGGTTCAGCGTGTTGATGGCGTAGCGGTGCGGGCCGGAGTGGAACAGGTGCGAACAGACCAGGTGGACGTCGTCGGGCCCCGTCGGGTTGGCGGTGGTCTCGTCATCGGCCCACGCGGTGGCCAGGTCGGGGGACAGGACGCCGGTCCACACCCCCTTGGGGGTGCCGCTGGTGCCCGAGGTGTAGTGCATCGCCCGGGCAAGGGGCACGGGGTGCAGGTCGGCGGCAGGGCTGGCAGCGAGCAGGTCGGCCTCGTCCAGCAGGAGGTCTGGGTCGAGCCTGCCGGCGTTGGCTGCGTCGGTGACCACCAGCGTCCCGTCGGCGTCGGCCGCCAGCGCCACCACCTGCGTGTCCGACAGCGCGGTGTTCAGCGGAACGGGGACGATCCCGGCGCGCAGGGCACCCCACGTGAAGGCGAGGAACGCGGGACTGTTGTCGGCGAGCAACACCACCCGGTCGCCGGTCGCGGCGCCGTGGGCCCGAAGGGCGCCGACGGCATGGCAGGCCAGTGTCTCCCAGGACGTCGTCATCGGCCGGTCACCTTACCCCCTGGGCACGCGAGCCCTGCCAGCGCACCGGCCACCCACCCGGGGCGGCTCGGTCAGGCGGCGTGGATGGCGCGGCGACGCAGCAGGCGGGTCAGCCGGGCTATGAGGACCTCGAGGTCGACGGGCTTGGCCAGCCAGTCGTCGGCACCGGCGCGCAGCCCCTCCATCTCGGTCTCGGGGTCGTCGTAGCCCGTGATGATCATGATCGGCAGGTCGCGCACCGTGGGCCGAGCGCGGATCTCGCGGGTCACCGCGTAGCCGTCGAGGTCGGGAAGCCCCTTGTCGATCACCGCGGCGTCGAACCTGCTCGCGTGGACGGCGGCCAGGGCGGCCTCGCCGCAGTCGGCCTCGACCACCTCGAAGTCACCGGCCAGCATGGCCTGCAGGGCACCCCGGACGCTCGGGTCGTCGTCGACGACCAGGATCCGCGGGAGGGCCGTCGGATCGCCCTCGCCCTCGACCGCCACCGGACCGCTGGTCGTCCCGGTGGCCGTTCCACACGACGGACAGGCCAGCCATGCCGGATCCAGCGCGCGTTCGCACTGCGCGCACTGGTTGGGACGCAGGTCGGCGGTGCACCACGGGCAGGTGCGGAAGTCGACCTCGACCTGCTGCGCGCAGACGGGGCAGTGGTTCGCGGCGTGTTCGGTGCGCGGCGTGACGCGCAGCACCTCGTCGAGGGTCGTCATGCCCTGACCAGCCTTGTGGATGGCGTCCTCGCGCAGGCCGCGGAGTCCGCTCGCGCGGGCGGCCTGGGCGATGGCGTCGGTGCTGGCGTTGTCGGCGATCAGCTCGCGCACGGGACCGTCGACGGTCAGGATCTCGAACACACCGGCCCGTCCGCGATAGCCGGAGTGCATGCAGGCGTTGCAGCCTGCGCCCTCGACGAACCGCATGTCGGGCTGGAGGGAGAGGCGCTGGCGGTGGCGGTCGTTGGGCGGCACCTCTCGCGTGCAGTCCGGACACACCGTCCGCACCAGCCGCTGGGCCATCACCATCGTCAGCGCCGAGGCGATCAGGTAGCCGGGCATGCCCAGCTCGGCCAGGCGCACGACGGCGCTGGGGGCGTCGTTGGTGTGCAGCGTGGACAGCACGAGGTGGCCGGTCAACGACGCGTGCAGTGCCAGCTCTGCGGTCTCGGGGTCGCGGATCTCACCGACCATGACGATGTCGGGGTCCTGGCGCAGCATGGTGCGCAGCGCCCGGTTGAGGGTGTAGCCGGCCCGCTCGTTGACCTGGGACTGCACGACGCCCTCGAGCTCGTACTCGACCGGGTCCTCGACGGTGATGAGCTTGCGCTCCTCCGTCGCGAGGTGCTGCAGGAAGGTGTAGAGGGTGGAGGTCTTGCCGGACCCCGTCGGGCCGGTGACGAGGACGAGGCCCTGGGGCCGCTCGACGGCGGAGAGGACCTGGGCGGCCTGCGCGGAGGACATGCCGATGTCCTCGGGCGTCAGCCTGGCGTTGTCGCGGCGCAGGAGGCGGATGACGACGGACTCGCCGAACATCGTCGGCAGGGTCGACAGGCGCAGGTCGACCGCATCCTCCTCGCGGTCGCTGCCCCGGAAATGGGCGCGGCCGTCCTGGGGCTTGCGCTTCTCGGCGATGTCGAGGCCGGCGATCAGCTTGATGCGCGAGATCAGCGGGCCGGAGATCTGCCGTGGCAGGTTCATCGTCTCGTGGAGCACACCGTCGATGCGGTTGCGCACGACGATGGAGTCCGGCCGCGGCTCGACGTGGATGTCGGATGCACCGCCGGTCAGGGCACGGAGGATGATCTCGTCGGCCAGCTTGATGATCGGGCCGTCGTTCTCGCTCGTGGCCGTGATCTCGATCTCTTCGGCCTCCTCCTCCTCCTTGCGGTAGGCGGAGAAGAAGTCGTCCTGCTGGGCACGGGCCTCGACCCCGTAGGCCTCCTGGATGGTCTGGCGAAGGGTCTTGGTGGGGACCACGACGATCCGCAGCCGGCGGGCACCGATCGCCACGCGGACGTCGTCGAGGCCGACGATGTTGGTCGGGTCGACGCACGCCACCGCCACGACGTCGCCGTCCTCGGCCCGCAGCGGCATGACGAGGTGTCGTTCGGCGAGGCTCCGGGACGTGCGCGAGGCCAGCTCGGCGTCGACCGGCAGGACGTGGTCGTCGCGGTACTCGAGGTCCATCTGCTGGGCGAGGACCATGCCGATCTCGTCCTGGCTGCAGAAGCCGAGCCGGACTGCGGCCTCGCCGAGACGTTCGAGCCGACCGTCGACCTCGATGCGGGACGACAGCAACTCGTCGACCTGTTGAGGGGTGAGGACGCCCTCGTCGACCAGCAGGTCGCCCAAGCGCTTCCTCGTGTTCACTCCGTCCATCCGATCCAACCGATCCGGTTCAGTCCACGTGTTCCAGCAGCTCTTCCAGCCGGTTCAACGCGTTCCTGGGGGTAGTCCTGGTGCTGACTGCGTCAGTGGCGCCTGCCCTGACCGCGTCGAGCCTTGCATCCTCATCGGCAGGGTTCATCACGAATACAGGAGTGTCGACGGTGACCTGTCGGCCACGCAGCTCGTGGGTGAGGGCGTACCCGTCGACGTCCTCCAGCTCCGCGGACACGAACACCGCATCGGCGCGAGTCCTCGCGACGGCGTCGAGCGCATCCTCACCGGATCCGACCTCGACGACCTCGTAGTCCTTGTCACGCAGGGCCGCTGCGACACCGACACGGTGTTCCTCGTCGGGGTCGGCGACGACAACGCGCTTCGGCTCCTCGCGAACGGGCGCAAGCGCGACCGGCTGGGCAGGTGCCTGCGGCTGGGGGATGGGGACCGGTTGCTGGGCAGCGGCCTGTGCGGCCAGCTGGGCGGCGGCGAGCGCCGCGACGTGCTCGTCGTGTTCCTCGACCGCGTCGGTCGGGGTGGTGCGCAGCACCTCCTCGAGCGTGGTGATCCCGTCACGGGCCTTCACCAGGCCGTCCTCGCGCAGCGACACGAGACCGGCGCGTCGTGCGGCCCGGCGGATCTCCGCTTCCTCGGCCTTGGCCATCATGGCGTTCTTGACGCCCTTGTCGACGGTCAGGATCTCCATGAAGGCGATGCGGCCCTTGTAGCCGGTGTGGCCACAGGCGGCGCAGCCGTGCCCGGTTACCCAGCCGTTGTAGGCGATGTCCTCGGGGGTCAGCCGGAGCCGGTCGATCTCGCGCTGGGTGGGGGTGTGCGGTCCGACGCAGCTGGAGCAGACACGACGGCCGAGGCGCTGGGCCACCACCATCGTCAGGGACGAGGCGATCAGGTAGTCGGGGATGCCCAGGTCGGCCAGACGGGTCACGGCGCCGGGGGCGTCGTTGGTGTGCAGGGTGGAGAAGACCATGTGGCCGGTGAGGGAGGCCTGCAGGGCGAGCTCCGCCGTCTCGAGGTCACGGATCTCACCGACCATCACCACGTCGGGGTCCTGGCGCAGCACGGTCTTCAGCGCGGAGGAGAACGTGAAGCCGATCCGGGCGTTGACCTGGGTCTGGTTGACGCCGGGCAGCTCGTACTCGACCGGATCCTCGATGGTGATCAGGTTGTGCTCGTCGTCGGACAGGTGGGACAGGAAGGCGTAGAGCGTCGAGGTCTTGCCGGCACCGGTCGGTCCCGTCAGCAGGCACAGGCCCTGCGGACGCTCGATGTGGGCCAGGACGTTGGCATGCTGCTCGTCGGACAGGCCGACCTCGTCCAGCTGCAGCTGCTCGGCCCCCTTGCGCAGCAGACGCATGACCATCTTCTCGCCGTACAGCAGGGGGAGGGTCGAGACACGGAGGTCGACCTCGGAGTCCTTGCTGCGGTACGTCGACCGGCCGTCCTGGGGACGACGGCGCTCGGCGATGTCCAGCGACGCGATCAGCTTGAGGCGGCTGATCAGCGGGCCGTGCACGTTCTTGGGGATCTGCATGACCTCCTGCAGCACACCGTCGATGCGGTAGCGCACGCGGGAGGAGGTCTTGCCGGGCTCGACGTGGATGTCGCTGGCGTTGCCGTGCAGGGCGTCGTGGATGATCTGCTCGGCCAGGCGGATGACCGGGGCTCGCTCCTCGACGGAGTCGACGATGTCATCGGCGTCGTCGTCGACGGACTCGGAGTCGGTGGAGATCTGGTCGAGCAGCGCACCGGTCCGTGAGCCGTCGGAAAGGTAGACGCGCTTGAGGGCGTCGCCGATGCGGTCGGGGGAGGTGACGATCGGCCGGAGGCGGCGGGCGCCTGCAGACAGCCGGACGTCGTCCATGGCGACGATGTCGGTCGGGTCGGCGGTCAGCACCACGAGGGTGCCGTCCTGCTCGGTCCAGACCGGCACGATGCCGTGGCGACGGGCCAACGACTCGGGGACGGTGTCGCGGGCGCTGGCGTGGGGCTCGGGCAGCGTCGTGCCGGCGAACTCCAGGCCGAACTGCTTGGCGACGATGCGGGACACGTCCTGCATCTCGACGAAGCCGAGCCGGGCGATCGTCTCGCCCAGGCGCTCGCGTTTGCCGTCGATGACCATTCGGCTCGCCAGCGCCTCGAGCAGCTCTCCCTGGGAGATCAACTCTTCGGCGACCAGCCACTCGCCGATCGGCTTCTTGCTACGTCGTTCCTGAGTCATGGTTCATGTCTTGAGTCGGTAGGGTTACCCCTGATCTTGAGCACCATTCGCCATGCAGTCCTGATTGTTCTCTTGCTCGTGCTCGCCGCGGGCTGCGAACTGCGCCTCGAAACGCGGGTCGCGCTGGACGACGACGGGGGAGGAGCGCTCGAGTTCACCCTCGCACCGGACGCCGAGCTGGTCGACATGGCCGCATCGGCGGGAGTCGACCCGCTGGGTCGCCTAGTGGAGCGCGTCGAGGCCCTCGAGGGCTGGGACCTGTCGACCGGTGAGGCCGAGGACGGCACGCTGCAGGAGGTCACTGTCCGGACCGGTTTCGACGGCCCGGAGGAGTTCGGCCTGCGCTACGAGGAGCTCCGTTCGGCGCTGGACGCACCGGAGGCCCAGCTGCTCGGCCCCCTGTCACTGGCCCTGGACCCGGAGGCTGACGTCGTCTCGTTGACGGGCACGGTGCCCTTCCGGCTGACCGAGGTCGCGGCAGCTGACACCGGCGTCCCGCTGGAGACCCTCGGCCAGCAGGTCGACACCGCGGTGCAGTACACCTTCGTGGTCACCACGCCGGTGCCGCTGGTGGAGGGGACCGCGACCGCCACCTCCCCGGTCGATCCGGAGGACCCCGACGGCGCCCAGCAGGTCGTCCTCGAGCTCTCCCCGGGGCAGGAACAGGCGCTCGACGTGGCGTACGTGCGACCGGGGCTGGACCTCTTCGCGATTCTGCTGCAGGGCGGGATCGCCCTGCTGGCTGTCCTCGCGATCGGCGGCGGCGTCCTGGCACAACGGCGACGCGTCCGCTGACGCATCGCGGTCGCCACGCGCGGTGCGCTGGCCGTCTTCGACGAGCGTGTCGTCAGGCGGCCTGGACGGGTGGGTCGCGGCTGATCTCCACGCCGGTTTGGGTGGTCCAGGTGCGTTGTCCGGGTGGACCGAGCAGCCGGTAGTGGCGCCTGGATTTCTGTCGGTGGTGGGTGGTGCAGAGCCAGGCGAGATCGGACAGTCGGGTTTGTTTGGTGAGGGCCCAGCCGGTGATGTGGTCGATCTCCAGGAGGTGGTCGGCGGTGCAACCGGGCACTTCGCATTGGTAGCCCCGTGCTTCCAGGGCGGTGCGTTGGTGGGCGGTGACCTGCCGGCCGAGGTGGGCGACGGTCACATCCTGGGCGTTGGTGATCACGTAGGTGATGTGGGCGTCGGGGATCTGCTCGCGGACCGCGGACAGCGCGACCGGGCCGATGCCGGCGATCTCGCAGGTCTCGCCGTCTTCCACCTCGCCGCGCACGAGTGCCGAGCCGTCGACGCGGATGATGACCTTGGTCTGCCGGCCCGTCCGTGGTCCCTTCGTCGCAGGGGTGGGGACGGGGGCATCGTCGGTGCTGGCCTGTTCACCGCCGGTGGTGGCGTGTCCTTCGAGGAGGTTGAGGAGGGCGTCGAACCGGTAGCAGGCATCGTCCTCGCGTCGTCCGGCGGCGTGTGCGGTCCGGAACACTGCGTCGTGCTCGCCCCGCAGCGCCGCCTCGATCCGGGCACCCAGATCACCCGGTCCGGACAGGAACGCCTTCCATTCGCCGTCGGTTTCGGTCCACGACCGGAACGCCCGCCGGGCCAGGTGCCGCCGTCGGGTCGTTTCCCGATCGGGATCGGCAGCGGTGCGGATGTCCCGAGCGGTCTTCCGCAGTTCGGCCAGCGTCTGCTCACCCGCCCCACCGATCAACTCGGCCGCCTTCTCCGGCGCATCGGCCACGGTCTCGGAGACCACGACGGCCTGGTCGGTCGACAGGGTCCCGTCGGTGACAGCCTTGTCCACGTCGGGCTGGTCCACGAGCTGCTCTGAGGTCTTCAACATCTTCTTGGCGGCTGCGGTGGAGCTGCCGGTGGCGGTGGCGATCAACGTCACTGCGTCCTTGGCTCCGGCGGTCTCGTGGGCGGAGGCCTCGGTGGCGCGTCGGGCGGCCCGGGTGAGCATCCCGTCGACCAACCGGCCTGCACGGCCGAGGTCGACGACCAGTCCTGCCACGTCGCTGTCGGGAATCTGGTCGGGGTCGAAGCGGCTGGCGAGGGTGTGGAGGTGGGTGACCAGCTCGGTCACCTCACCCGCCTCAACCACCCCTTGCCCACCCATGTCCCCGACCCCAGTTCTCGCTGTCTCGATCGTGTGTTCGAGTATACCGCATCGACGGTCTCGGATCGCCTGTTTCCCCAGCTCACAGACCATTTCGAACGGATCGTCGACACACAGCACCACATGTCCCACACCAGACAACTCGAGCCACGGTGCGACCCGACCACGTACCGTCCAACGGCCCCGTCCCCGGGGCCGCGAGACGATCGTGCCCGAACCCACCCATAAGAGGTCCAGGCCCCGATCGCGCCGAAACACACCCGGCGCGGGTCGGCCCCCAGCCACGATCGTGCCCGAACACACCCATAGGGGGTTCAGGCCCCGATCGCGCCGGAACCCACCGGCGGCTCGGGCCTCCTCAGCGCTCCGCGTCGCGGAGTCGGGTCCTCAGCTGCCCTGCTGCTCCCGTCGCTCATTGGCGGAGCAGCGGTCGGGCAGCCTCCGGGCCTCGCAAAGCCGCTTCACGGCGGCTCGGGTCCTCAGCCGCCCTGCTGCTCCCGTCGCTCATTGGCGGAGCAGCGGTCGGGCAGCCTCCGGGCCTCGCCAGGCCGCTTCACGGCGGCTCGGGTCCTCAGCTGCCCTGCTGCTCCGCGGTGTTGGTCTGGCGGAGCAGCGGTCGGGCAGCCTCCGGGCCTCGCAAAGCCGCTTCGCGGCGGCTCGGGTCCTCAGCTGCCCTGCTGCTCCGCGAGGATCCGCTTCTTCTCGGCCCGCACGTACGCGGCCTTGGCCTTCGCGCGGGCGACGCGCTCGGACTTGCCCTCGGCGACCAGCTTGTCGAAGACGGCCTGGTCGATCTGCGCCTCGACGTGGATGTCGTCCTCGGGGCGCTTCTTGACCTCCTTCTTCTCCTCCGCTGCCGCAGGCGCTGCGGCAGCTGCGACGGCCTCGACGGCGGTCTTGCTGGGGGCGCCAGCGAACACCGGGGTCAGGGCGTACAGCGTGCAGTTCTCGCGCCACCGGTCGATGGCGCCCTCGCCGTCGGGCAGGTTGAGGCGCTTGCCCATCCCGGCCTCGGCAGCTG
The nucleotide sequence above comes from Euzebya pacifica. Encoded proteins:
- a CDS encoding Mrp/NBP35 family ATP-binding protein → MPTTDQVMQALGTVNDPEIGQPITDLGMVDGVDVADDGKVTVDVLLTVPGCPMKDTITREVTGAVQKVEGVTAVEVRLGSMTEQQRASVAEKVRGGAGRAPGGQVVIPFAEADNPTKVVAIASGKGGVGKSSVTANLAVALAKEGLNVGVLDADVWGYSIPRMLGVEGKPVAFNNMVMPLQAHGVKVISIGFFVDSERPVIWRGPMLHRALQQFLADVHWGDLDFLLCDLPPGTGDIAISLAQMLPNADMLVVTTPQQAAQRVALRAGQMTAQTGMRVSGVIENMATFVAPDTGKEYRIFGEGGGQLLAAELDTELWGQIPIDTRLREGSDNGTPLVVADPDAPASQRFTEMAKRLAKTKTSLVGRSLPLKF
- a CDS encoding class I adenylate-forming enzyme family protein, whose product is MTTSWETLACHAVGALRAHGAATGDRVVLLADNSPAFLAFTWGALRAGIVPVPLNTALSDTQVVALAADADGTLVVTDAANAGRLDPDLLLDEADLLAASPAADLHPVPLARAMHYTSGTSGTPKGVWTGVLSPDLATAWADDETTANPTGPDDVHLVCSHLFHSGPHRYAINTLNRGGHVVVQPHFDAGATLAAIQRHRVTTAFMVPTHLSRLLDHPDMATADLSSLRWIHHAGAACPEPLKRRALDAFPAGVLHEFYGSTEGQFTDITPAEWLQRPGSVGRARAGRTLQVTRDDGSEAAVDEVGTVWVSAPPHARFSYWRSPAATAAAWRGDRFTVGDLGALDDEGYLTLSGRRTDLIVTGGVNVYPAEVERVLLAHPSVAEGVVFGVADDAWGQRVTAAVVPRRGAAADGEEIRTFLRARLAGFQTPKDVLVLDDLPRTASGKPLRNVLAERLSPRPQKRP
- a CDS encoding ATPase, T2SS/T4P/T4SS family; amino-acid sequence: MNTRKRLGDLLVDEGVLTPQQVDELLSSRIEVDGRLERLGEAAVRLGFCSQDEIGMVLAQQMDLEYRDDHVLPVDAELASRTSRSLAERHLVMPLRAEDGDVVAVACVDPTNIVGLDDVRVAIGARRLRIVVVPTKTLRQTIQEAYGVEARAQQDDFFSAYRKEEEEAEEIEITATSENDGPIIKLADEIILRALTGGASDIHVEPRPDSIVVRNRIDGVLHETMNLPRQISGPLISRIKLIAGLDIAEKRKPQDGRAHFRGSDREEDAVDLRLSTLPTMFGESVVIRLLRRDNARLTPEDIGMSSAQAAQVLSAVERPQGLVLVTGPTGSGKTSTLYTFLQHLATEERKLITVEDPVEYELEGVVQSQVNERAGYTLNRALRTMLRQDPDIVMVGEIRDPETAELALHASLTGHLVLSTLHTNDAPSAVVRLAELGMPGYLIASALTMVMAQRLVRTVCPDCTREVPPNDRHRQRLSLQPDMRFVEGAGCNACMHSGYRGRAGVFEILTVDGPVRELIADNASTDAIAQAARASGLRGLREDAIHKAGQGMTTLDEVLRVTPRTEHAANHCPVCAQQVEVDFRTCPWCTADLRPNQCAQCERALDPAWLACPSCGTATGTTSGPVAVEGEGDPTALPRILVVDDDPSVRGALQAMLAGDFEVVEADCGEAALAAVHASRFDAAVIDKGLPDLDGYAVTREIRARPTVRDLPIMIITGYDDPETEMEGLRAGADDWLAKPVDLEVLIARLTRLLRRRAIHAA
- a CDS encoding ATPase, T2SS/T4P/T4SS family encodes the protein MTQERRSKKPIGEWLVAEELISQGELLEALASRMVIDGKRERLGETIARLGFVEMQDVSRIVAKQFGLEFAGTTLPEPHASARDTVPESLARRHGIVPVWTEQDGTLVVLTADPTDIVAMDDVRLSAGARRLRPIVTSPDRIGDALKRVYLSDGSRTGALLDQISTDSESVDDDADDIVDSVEERAPVIRLAEQIIHDALHGNASDIHVEPGKTSSRVRYRIDGVLQEVMQIPKNVHGPLISRLKLIASLDIAERRRPQDGRSTYRSKDSEVDLRVSTLPLLYGEKMVMRLLRKGAEQLQLDEVGLSDEQHANVLAHIERPQGLCLLTGPTGAGKTSTLYAFLSHLSDDEHNLITIEDPVEYELPGVNQTQVNARIGFTFSSALKTVLRQDPDVVMVGEIRDLETAELALQASLTGHMVFSTLHTNDAPGAVTRLADLGIPDYLIASSLTMVVAQRLGRRVCSSCVGPHTPTQREIDRLRLTPEDIAYNGWVTGHGCAACGHTGYKGRIAFMEILTVDKGVKNAMMAKAEEAEIRRAARRAGLVSLREDGLVKARDGITTLEEVLRTTPTDAVEEHDEHVAALAAAQLAAQAAAQQPVPIPQPQAPAQPVALAPVREEPKRVVVADPDEEHRVGVAAALRDKDYEVVEVGSGEDALDAVARTRADAVFVSAELEDVDGYALTHELRGRQVTVDTPVFVMNPADEDARLDAVRAGATDAVSTRTTPRNALNRLEELLEHVD
- a CDS encoding HNH endonuclease signature motif containing protein produces the protein MGGQGVVEAGEVTELVTHLHTLASRFDPDQIPDSDVAGLVVDLGRAGRLVDGMLTRAARRATEASAHETAGAKDAVTLIATATGSSTAAAKKMLKTSEQLVDQPDVDKAVTDGTLSTDQAVVVSETVADAPEKAAELIGGAGEQTLAELRKTARDIRTAADPDRETTRRRHLARRAFRSWTETDGEWKAFLSGPGDLGARIEAALRGEHDAVFRTAHAAGRREDDACYRFDALLNLLEGHATTGGEQASTDDAPVPTPATKGPRTGRQTKVIIRVDGSALVRGEVEDGETCEIAGIGPVALSAVREQIPDAHITYVITNAQDVTVAHLGRQVTAHQRTALEARGYQCEVPGCTADHLLEIDHITGWALTKQTRLSDLAWLCTTHHRQKSRRHYRLLGPPGQRTWTTQTGVEISRDPPVQAA